GGAATATTATCAGTCTGGTATCTGACAAAAAATTTAAGGGCTGTGGTCTACGCCGCCAAACGTTTTCAGCAGGGGGATTTAACATATAGAATTAAGGACGCAGAGAACACCGATTTGGCAGGAGTCGCTACCACCTATAATGAAATGGCGGATACCATTTTGAACGATATTGAAAAAATAAAGTCGCTAGAGGTTTTGCGACGAGAGTTAATTGCCAATATTTCACATGATTTACGGACACCACTTGCCATTATGCAAGGATATATCGAAACCTTGCAAATGAAGGATATCGAACTAACCAATGAGCAACGTTCAGATTATTTAAAAACTATAAAATCCAGTGGGGAAAGGCTTTCTAAACTTATTTCACAGCTTTTTGAATATTCGAAATTGGAAGCCAATCAGATTGAACCACAAAAAGAGCCATTTTTAATAAGTGAGTTGGCCAACGATATTCACAGGAATTATCAAGTACTGGCAGCACAAAAAAATATAAGTTTAAAATTAGAAATGAAGAAGGGTATTCCCCTTGTTTTTGCGGATATATCACTTGTTGAAAGAGCAATACAGAACTTAATGGACAATGCCCTAAAGTTTACACCTGAAAAAGGAGAGATTATCGTAAAAATTGAACCCAAAGGAAAAAATGTTGAGATTACGATTAAGGATTCAGGTCCGGGAATTCGAAAAGAAAACCAGGCACTTATTTTTGAGCGCTACCGCCAGACCAAAACAACGAAACAGAAGGAAGGGGCGGGTCTTGGCCTCGCTATTGTGAAAAAAATAATAGAACTCCATAATGGAAGCATAAAAGTTTTAAGCAAGCCTAACGAGGGCACTGCTTTTAGTTTCAGTCTACCGGTCTATGACACGGCTTGAAGAGTTCTAAAAATACCTTCGACCGA
This sequence is a window from Maribacter aestuarii. Protein-coding genes within it:
- a CDS encoding sensor histidine kinase yields the protein MSDNILSNRLIKRLVFSFLAILVLAGVSYTIATIYLSNKYFYETTQRLHSNLAQDLIDEKFIDQSPIDSAGVVNKALFGDIMHDMMAVNRAIEVYLLDLDGRIQYSVVLDHDAPDTNLKKIDLAPIKKFISSKGQNYILGDDPKNLDNKQVFSAAHFDKNGKEGYIYIILAGEDYLATRNTLFNSYALKLGLGTSLLTLFFAAVLGILSVWYLTKNLRAVVYAAKRFQQGDLTYRIKDAENTDLAGVATTYNEMADTILNDIEKIKSLEVLRRELIANISHDLRTPLAIMQGYIETLQMKDIELTNEQRSDYLKTIKSSGERLSKLISQLFEYSKLEANQIEPQKEPFLISELANDIHRNYQVLAAQKNISLKLEMKKGIPLVFADISLVERAIQNLMDNALKFTPEKGEIIVKIEPKGKNVEITIKDSGPGIRKENQALIFERYRQTKTTKQKEGAGLGLAIVKKIIELHNGSIKVLSKPNEGTAFSFSLPVYDTA